The following nucleotide sequence is from Pagrus major chromosome 13, Pma_NU_1.0.
TCATCCTGCAACTATCTTGTTACCCCCAGCTCCCTCCATTCTACCGAGATAGCAACACAGTCAAAAAACTGGAACTGGCCCAAGTTTCCGCTCCATTTTTGTTATCTGGGGTTTTCCCTGAGCTTCTATGGGAtttctccgggtgctccggttaacCTActttcagtgaagaagaaattcttcaatgaattaaaaaaaagtgaaattcgTTCAGGCTGCATAAAAATGAGAACATCAGCATGActcagatagcaaaattgttgcagCCCAGATCTGGCCTACACCATATATGTTCATCCAGCCCACATACCAcctggaatgatggcacttggacagtccactcctgtttgccagatctgagccatgAGCAGGCTGTATGAAGGACTACTTCTTGAGTGTAAAACTGACCCTGGTCCGCGCAAATATACAAGCACAAATGCGCATACACACCCAGCCATCCGAGGAGAGGGGATCTCTCTTTGAATTGCCTTTCCAGAGGTTTCTTCCCCTGTCCTTTCAAGGTTGTTCTAAGGTTCACGGGGAGTTGTTCCTCGTCTTCTTAGAGAGCTTGGGCTGGGTACCTGTTCCTGATCCTGGTCTGCAAGGCCTACTGGAACACcatcagcaacaaaaataatacCATCATTAAGTCGGCATAACAAAAAATAGCAtgcaataaaagcaaataaaaaaatcgcaaaatttaaaaaaattcatgTTTGTCAGTCAGTTGTTGAGAATTTAAAGACTGTTTTAaggctttaaacacacacacaagtcatttGACAGCAGAACCTGTGCTTTACTTTTGAAACGTGAAGTACCTTCAGCTGATTATACATTAACTTCattaaggttttgaatgcagaacttttacttgtaataacTTGTTATGTATTTGTACATAAATGAAGGATCTGactacttcctccaccactcaTCTACAACTGACTACTCCTGAAAAATTACATATCAATTATATAAATCAATACTTGTTTTAGGATTTCAACAGTATTTGTCCTTTGCCACTAAAATGTTGAGCTTTGAAGGCTTTATTGTGTGTGCTGGTCATGTAACCACCATGATCCAACAATATTCTCATCCTTCATGGTTAATTCACAAATCTGACCATGTTTGACATCttcaatcaaataaatattgtgcAAATGATGATTTAAGTGTGTTCTGATGTTCCTTTAACTCAAAGATTTTACTGTTATAACTTTGAGCTGTGGGATTTTTAATCATTTGCTAAATTTACAGTAAGTATTATATATAATACacgtagtagtagtagtagtagtagtatttaattactgtaaatatgctCTTTTTATATACTTTTCTGCCTGCACTCCAATTGATTgactgttttggtgtttttagatttattttagtCTGTTGAAGAAGAACAGAAACACTGTGTCATATTagaacatgcaaacattttgtAGGAGCTCCACAGGTATCACTGAAAACTGTTAATATAACTTTCTTCAACTAAGGTAATATTTTTTatctacactgaacaaaaatataaatgcaacacttttgtttttgcatattggcaggaactggaacacgctgtcgtatacgccgatccagagcatcccaaacatgctcaatgggtgacatgtccggtgagtatgctggtcatgcaagaactgggatgtcttcagcttccaggaattgtgtacagatccttgcaacatggggccgtgcattatcatgctgcaacacgaggtgatggtcgtggatgaatggcacaacaatgggcctcaggatcttgtcacggtatctctgtgcattcacaatgccatcaataaaatgcacctgtgttcgttGTAAATAACATACGCCTGCCAataccataaccccaccgccaccatgggccACTCGATCCACAACGTTGGCATCAGCAAACCGCTCACCCACACGACACCACACAcgtgaagagaacacctctccaacgtgccagacgccatcgaatgtgagcatttgcccactcaagtcggttatgacgacgaactgcagtcaggtcgagaccccgatgaggacgacgagcatgcagatgagcttccctgagacggtttctgacagtttgtgcagaaattctttggttatgcaaaccgattgttgcagcagctgtccgggtggctggtctcagacgatcttggaggtgaacatgctggatgtggaggtcctgggctggtgtggttacacgtggtctgcggttgtgagaccggttggatgtactgccaaattgtctgaaacgcctttggagacggcttatggtagagaaattaACATTCAATTCatgggcaacagctctggtgggcaaatggtggtcacaccagatactgactggttttctgacccccccagacccccccaataaagcaaaactgcatatttcagagtggccttttattgtggccagcctaaggcacacctgtgcaatattcatgctgtctaatcagcatccTGATATGCCgcacctgtgaggtgggatggattatctcggcaaaggagaagtgctcactaacacagatttagacagatttgtgaacaatatttgagagaaatggatcttttgtgtatataaaaaaagttatatatataataaaaagttcagctcatgaaaaatgggagcaaaaacaaaagtgttgcgtttatatttttgttcagtgtataatGACCCAAAAAGCATATATTTCTACAGCCCACATAAGTATAACTCAAGTATCTTAGCTCTCCCATAAAATTGAATCAGTTATTATAATAAcatcaattaattaataatgaacCATTAAACTTATCATCAAGCTTTTTTCTTGTATGTTACAATATATTAAGCAAATATGATGTTAGATACAAAATATGGTAGGCTCTTAATCATGACAAGGATGGCATGAAACTGTGATGGTTGATGTAACGTAGTCCTGACACGTCTTCTTTGGAGGCCTGCTGTGTGCTGCTCAGTGGTTGAGGAAGGGCAGTGTAGGTAGACTGTACAATGACTGTAGTCCTTATCTTTGAACACTGCAGTCAGCACTTAAGAATCACGCTTAAACTTTTAGCTTATATGTACAAAGTGTTAAGTCCCTCTCTTCACTGAGTAAAAAGTGTCCTCTTGAATGCCCCTACAGTAGATACAACATAAGGCGCCCACCAGGCTGCCCTACATGCTGTGCCTCTAAATGGTTAAATAGTTACTAGTCCCCTGAGAGATGCCGTAGATATAGTTTACATCTTAGGGTTTGGAACAGTTTGCATCACAACTTTATGCGGGCTGGCCACCCCACCGCTTGAAGCTGGTGACCTTTAGATTTTTTAAGCCCTGCCCCTCAGACAGCCTCACTCCACCACTGTTGGCTCAGAAAACAATAAAGGCAACATTTCATCTTTAACAGATTTCCTGTCAGAGCTCAAACAGCAGTTTTTGCTCCTAACTCAAAGTGATTATATTTTCATTCAATGATCAGTGTTGTCTTATGAATAGATTCGCTCCGTAACACAGAGATgctctcattttttttcttcataaacGCTCTGTTCAAAGAGGAATGTCATACCTGTCATACACTTCAAGGCAGGCTGAAGAGACAGCTCAGAGTCATTCACAGCTTCACTCATTCTGTCCACCCCACTGATCTGCTTGATGGATTCTGTGTATTTTCAGTCAATCCAaacatcagttcagttcagttcagttcaattcaattcaaaatactttatttgtccccgggggcaAATTTAAGGCACgtggagtagttgtacacagacacaaacaagtcagcacgttaagtacacagacacaaaacaagtcagcatgttaaaacaagtcagtacttgtacttgtaatCAGTAAGATTTATACGAATCAAATAaagatagaataaaatagactaaataaactaaaaaaatatttacagtattaacaTGAGGTGCAAAGTAGCATTGAACTAGGTTGGGTTGTGCATGAAGAAGTAGGAGCAAGTTACTGCAAAtgtgcaaatgtgaaaatgcaATAGAGGGGGAGGGGAATTGGGAAATGCAATGAGAAAGtttaaaagaaaggaaaaaaggcaGCCAGACGCCGTTTACCCAGCCGGTTGGTGTCTAGCATGGCAGACAACATGTACGTCCACAGACAAACTAAAAATACTCACGaatattacacaaaatatacaaaaccgTACAAATCAACTACTCTACGAGCTAACCGGTTGCCCCGCACGAGCAGTGACCCGGaagcgcaaaaaaaaaaaaacatggcaccATTTTCACACCATGACAAAATGGTGACACATTTTGACACATCAGCTCTGTAGTCTTGTCCATGTTGAGGTACTTTATGTGTAAGCATGTCACACACAGATGCAAGTTTGcccttttgtgatttttttatctTGATACCTTGGATAAAGAACAAGACCTTAAATCTAAAGTTCTGAAACTTTTTGCAAAATTGTCTTCTTGTGACTGTGATAAAAGTCAGTGAGAATTCCACTGGAGGTACAGGTGGCTCTAGGGAAAGACAGGTTACAAGTACCCAAAGGACAAGGTTTTTTTATGTCTGGTAGGCAGGAGTTGACCCCAATAAAACTGGGAGCTAGTAGGAACTCAGTGTCTTGCTCACCTCATTGAGGATGTTATTCCTCATCCTCTGGATCAGTGACAGACCTACTACTCAGTATCCCAAACTACCAGAAGATGTCAAGACATCTGTGGCAAGATTTACCTGATGAACAGGTTGCATATTAGTGATCACACATGGTAACTCAGTTGTGCCTGtgtttaaattgtatttattttccttaaCTGTTGTAATACGTTGCGTGTCACCTGAAAATGCTCCACTAGATGGCGGCATTGTAGCGTTTTACATTCGACACGCCGGAAAACGCCAACAGAAGAAGTTCGTTACGTCTGCTGTCGTAAACAACGTCAAGATGTCTGAACGACCAGCTTATGGCTTAGCCTGAAACCTAAACgcttagttttgtttttggtttacattttaattttgtttagtTTGGCGTCCTGGACATTGTATTAGATGGGGACCAAGCGTTTACAATGAAACTCCGGGTGCAGAATGACGGGTGAGCTGAAGCTTTTACCATCGCTAGCCTGGCCTGATAGAAAACATctgttagctgctagctaatgctaacgACAGCCCAGTTCGCTGTGTACAACACCGCCAGCTTCTTGTCGTGCGTCTGACACTTTTCGGTTTATTGCACAAAAAAAGAACGAATGAACCTGGCGGACAGTTCAGCTAACGCTAACTAGCTTTCAAAGACAGGAAGTTATTGCCTGGTTGAGACGTTCAGGGTGAGTCGAAGTAGTTAAACACCTGTAATACTGGCTGCCAGTTCAAGTTAGCAAAGAAAACTTAAGCTGACTTAATATTGATCTGTTACCTAGTTGAAACTGTGCCACAAAATGCTATCGTCTTCATTTGTCACCTTGGCAACGTTTAAGTATTCTATAAATTAATACTTTACTAAATGTACTGGTTATCTAAATAACCAGCTCCCTGTGGTCACATGGTTACCTTATTGTCATTACAGACACCTGAACTTACTCTTTCAAATAATGGCATCGTTTGTTTGCTGGAAGCCGTATGTCTTATATCTTATATATCTCAGATTATCTCTGTGCAGTCCCCATTAGTCAACTAAATATGATACTACATGTTGATATAGCTGTAATGCCAGTTGATCCTGGACAGTGGACACATTTTGACTGATGCTGTTGTCCTTCATGTGACAGGAGTGATTCCAGAAAAGCACTGAAACTGAGGGAGTCTtctactgtaatgcagcctgaTTCAAGTGAGCGGGGCGCCCATGCAGGAAATGGTTTATCCCTTACCCTGCAACCAGAGCTTGTCACCAGGACACCAGTACCCGGTGCTGCTGCCACCAACCCTGAGAGCAATGAAGTGCGGGTACCCATGACCGGTGGGACTGGGGAGTCTAGCGGAGCCTCCTCATCCAGAAGGTGCAGAGTCAACTCCCACAGCCACTCCCATTCTCAGTCACACGGACACAATCGACCGCAGCACCACTCGAATTCAGAGCCTGACCTCGACCCACCAGATTCTGATCTGGACTCCGGAGAACCCAGCACTTCCTTGTCCGAGCTTCGTTGTCTCTTCCGCTGGCTCCAAAAGAGCCTCCCTTTTCTCATTATACTGTGTGCTAAACTGGTCATCCAGCATGCTCTTGGTGAGTACAGGTTAGACAGACCCTTTTATTGCACGTGTCAGCTAAAAACAACATATCATActctttcttttaatttaccAGGTTTAGCAGTTGGGGTTGGCCTCTTCACAACCTTTCTATATGTGAATAAAAGTATTCAAACTCAAGTCTTTCTTCAGGTAAGtcaagaacagaaaaaaacacagttgttgACTCCTTATGTATGTCATTGCTGCTTAGTTTAGGTCttgaaatcatgtttttgcCTGTGTGCATCCCCAGGATCGTCACTCAAAGCTGCAGTGTGCATGGCTGCTACTGTTCCTGATCTCTTCCACCCTCCTGCTTTACTACACCTTTCTCACTGAGACACTTTACTATTGGTAAGAGTGAATGAAAACAAGACTGTGTGGCTATTTCCAGTAAGCAATGACCTGTTCTTGGAGTATAAACTCAGTTAGTCTCTGTGGGCTGAGTAAGCAACCAGACTAAGCTGAGGTAATTTCTTATACTCTGGATGACCTCAGCTCTTCTATTCAGCAGAACTCTCTTAATCATCACAACTCCTGTTTTACTGGTACAAACTAGATCtaaattgattagttgtcaactattatgTTAATCGCCAATTAAGTTCAAGTTTAAGTAAGTCAAAATTCTTTCATTCCAGCTTCttagatgtgaatattttctgggtTCTTTACTACTCTATGACCATAAGCTGAATACCTTTGGacatatttcaacattttctgacattttatagaccaaacaactaatcaattaatcaagaaagtTATTggcagataaatcaataatgaaaataattgtttttgtttaattaaattgCAGTCTAGTAGTCAGTTGAACTTTGAATGCAGCAGACAAGGCTAAAATGAATGTGCAGTTTAACCTGAATGTCAAACCTCTCCTTCCAGCCTCATCTTCCTCAGCCCGACTATTGAGCCGCTGGGTTTCTGGGAGGTTCTGTGGGCTGTCGGCATCACCAACTTTGTAATAAAGTTCCTCTTCATGGGGATTAAGTGCCTTAttctgctgctgccatctgcaCTGGTGACGTACAGAACCCAGGTGTGAGCAGTGGACTTCTTTTTTCCATTGTTGgctaagaaaaaaataatttcaatgCTTTGTCTTAGCAGTGTTGTTTCAGTAGTTTGTGTGTTCACGTCTCCAGGGGCGGTGGCTGATGCTAACTGAAGAGCTGGGTCAGGCCCACCAGGCTATGGCTCCTGTTTCACTGTGGTTTCGCTACCTGGTCACGTACCAGGAGTCTGACGGCACCCCTGGACTCACACTGGGGGTCTTGCTGGCTTTGCTCTACCTCATACTGAAGGTGTGATCAGTCAAAACCAACAGCAGTAGATCTTTGTTATGTAAATGTTAACAAATTCAGAGTAgacgttttttttaaattacttttttgttttttctgtctcttttagCTTTTAGGATTGTACAGTCAGTGGACATCTTTACTGAAAACTGTGAGGATATTTCTAAAGGGCGAGGTCAGTGGTAAACAATTTCTTTGTTAAAGAGTAAATGGTCAAATCGGTAACCAGCTGTGTTgaggtgttttgtgttttgttttttttgtttctcagcaCACAGGCTCAGCAGCCACTAGGAGTCAGTGCAGCGAGGCTGGAGATGTCTGCCCCATCTGTCAGGGAGAGTACAGGGAGCCTCGGGCTCTACTCTGTCAGGTAAGACCACACAAGTATGCACTGCATGACCTGTCATACCATTGGTCAGGTTTTGTTGTCATTCTGGTTAGTagtatttttaatttagctATTGATTAGCGTTTACTGTGCCATTTGGGCATCTGTAGGTTGTAGTAGTACTGCTGTCTCTCACTTGCTACTGCAATAGTAATCCATGTTTTTCTCACATTGAATGCTTTCATCTTACCTGACCCTGTACGGTTCCCGAACTGAAGAACATCAGTAATGTAGGTCTAGTCATTTATTGTGAGAGCAGGACATgacatgctgttgtttttctgctgtgcaGCACATATTCTGTGATGAATGCATCGCGCTGTGGTTCAACCGGGAGAAGAGCTGTCCTCTCTGCCGCACTGTGATCACAGAGAAGGTCTACAAATGGAGGGACGGAGCAACATCTCCACACCTCCAGATTTATTGATTGATAAGGTGCATTTAGGGGCTTTTGTCTGTGGGACATTGGTATAAGGttgtacaaccctgattccaaaaaagtcaGGACACTGTGTAAtacaagaataaaacaaaatgtgataatttaCTAAacttttttgacatatactcaattgaaaacagtaaagagacaatttatttaatgtttcacttCATCAACTTCAttaatttttgtaaatatatggtTATTCTGAATTGGAtgccagcaacacatttcaaacaagttgggacagggaagacaaaagactgggaaagttgtggagtgctccaaaaacacctgtttggaacatttcacaggttaacaggttcattggtaacagatgatagtatcatgattggatCTGAAAGGGGCccttgaaaggctcagtcgaGCAAGGATGAGGTGAGGTGCACCACTTTGTGAAATACATGATTGTATTAAAGATATTGCTAaatgggctcaggaacacttcatAAAACCAAGGTTGATAAACACAGTTGGTCTGCAAATGACTGCATTCTGtgttaatttatattttacacagcgtcccagaATCTGGGTTGTATTTAATATGTGATTTCTGGACAACTCTCCAACCCCACTGACGAGTAATGTTGTTCACACTGTTTCATTAATCAGTTAAGGGCTGTGACCCCAGGGGGCAAACATCAGTAAGGACACAACTTGCACCTACAGTAGGGTTGAATGTTTCTGGCTTATTAACCAGTTCATCCCTACTTGTGACTGTCACAAAACAGAATGTTGATTATGTTCTTTCATGTGCCCCAAGTGTttgatttttctattttaagttGTTTCCTCTTGTGTTGCATTCATTCACCTTTAATCTTAATATAAACTTTCCTCACGGGGCAGCAAACTTCCACTGTTTACTCTACGTGTAAATATGGGAACATCaaagaaatgtataaaaaaagtattttaaacagATTTCTCCTCTATCATACGTTTGAAGAAACATGAACCCTTTCTTATCCAGTGTTTCTAAATTTGTGGAAGCAACTTTTCTGATTTGTAACAATAAATGAGTAGAGGGAAGCAGCTGCATACCTCTGCCCAGGGGTGCTTTAGATGTCTCTTTGAGCTTGAATGGGTTAAATTTAATGTGAGATTGGCGGGCTGACAACTAGCATACTGTAAAGGCTTTGAGGAAGCCTGGtacactgtaacatcacatgATCCGGTAATGACCAGACCTTTGCCAGCCTGCACACAGGCACTGAAGATAGATAGAATCAGTTCATGTGACGATAAACAGTTTGCCTTTTGCTTTAAGCTTTTGGTGAGTTTTTTTCACAGCTGATAAAAAGGATGTGACCGAGCTTGTGAGATTGATTTACACATAAATTATTTTTCTATAGAGGTGATGTAGCCTcgatgtttttgtaaaaaaccAAAGACTGGGAGAAACATCTATTTTATTATGTACGAAAAtcatttcactgtgttgtttttatccaTTGAGATCCTGATCCGATCTGAATAAAGATCTACATTTGAAAGATGTTTGTGACCTATTTTTATATAGCAAAATGAGAATCACAAAGTCTTAAACTGTATTAGACAGTTATTGTGAAGTCTGAATAATAAGACTATGGTGTATAAGTTGAGTAGAGCTTGTTTTAGTTTAAGAGATTAATCCCTAAATTGTCACTAGAGATAACTTGGTTGAACAGTTAAACATTACCCAGAAACaagattcatttttttattttgacttcaTTATGTACATGATACATATTAACATTCCCCATCTGTAAGGGCAGATCTAGAGGTGACAAAGCAACAGAAATAAAGTTCTTCAATGCCCACCAGTAACTTAAACACACATTCTACTCAAAGATGGTGTTTCCTTGATAAGATGGTTGTTCTTAAAACATCTCGGTGTGGAGGACACATCTCAAGCATACCTGAACAGAAGCTAAATACATTACTTCTCACAGAATCATTCCACTCGGATCAAATCACAATGAATTGGTGAAGCAAAGATTTAAACATCCTTGAGAGCTGTAACAGGAAGTGAACCTTACGGATCAATCCCAGCCTTTTCTACACGCATTTACAGTGCACAGCATCCtgcacatacatactgtatactgttcTCTGTCAGCAAAGGCACAATGCCATTCCCATTGGTTTTTGCATCACACCCCCCCACGACTGCCCTTGCTTTAAgcactgcaaaaacacaaattgaagTTCAAGTTTTCAGCAAGGAAAGTCTAAgatatcaaaatgttttctgaaaatCCCCCTCGAATATGATACTATGCCACACAATAAATACTGTAAGGTTAGGTCGCTGTCCTCAATGTTTGGAATCAAAAACAAAGCTGCATCTGAGGTCGCTGTAAGACATTTTCTGCGGAGATAAAATCACACTgtacatgattattattatgacaaAATAAGTCTCTGACAAGAATTCCAAAGCAAATTATCACACATTCTGCTGCCTTATCTAAACAATACaagataataaatacatttgcataGTGTAAACAATGCTGTGGAAACACAATGgcacttaaaataaatattaaaaaggaaagaaggtTGAGTAAAAAGTGGAGTGACTGGTCCTAAAAATAACTTAGCAGAATGGTAGAAGAAGAATAAATCAGTTCAGCCCAGCACTGATCCATATAAGATCCTagtagggatgcacgatatatatcgGACCTGATATTGAGATGTCGGTGTCGGTGAAATTCTAGCTGATAAATGGAGccagtttcagaggaagacaacatgATTGCAGTTTGTTCCAAAAGgtttcagagaggagggagaaagtctACGAGTTTTagcacaacaaatcttattgagctatggaatattaaatcatccatctttgctcactacacCTTAGCTTTTCTTAGTTTTAGATGAGCATACAGGTTaggtttcttttaaaatacaaaaatgtgaaatttgcaGCCACTTTATTGATatcagccatgagaagcaggtaattatcaaTTATTGTTATTGgctgaaataaattaataccGTACATCCCTTTATCTAAGCTAGCTTCATCTAGGTTAGAATTGCAAAGTAACTTACAGGtacacaataaacacattaaaatgcctctgcattcaaaaaaaaaaagcatcaatgTGGAAAAAGTAAGTATgatcaaatataaacaaaacatgtttgaccTCTGAACCTTGTAACTTTACAAAAGACAGCCAGACACTTCTACTGTGGCTGTCCAgggtatgtttgtttgtttgtttatcagcAAAAAATCATTTGGTTCAATGAAACAGTGCTTTTGGTCAATTCATTAAACTCTAAGTATTTGGATAACGAGAAACATCAGGGAGCCATTCaaacttttcattcattcagtttcaAGAATCTGCATCCTACCGTGTGGTCTGTTTTTTGAGATTTTGAGAAGTTTTTAATGGCTTGACTCCAGAGGCTCAAATAGCAGCTTCACGTCACACAAGCAGGAG
It contains:
- the rnft1 gene encoding E3 ubiquitin-protein ligase RNFT1, producing MKLRVQNDGSDSRKALKLRESSTVMQPDSSERGAHAGNGLSLTLQPELVTRTPVPGAAATNPESNEVRVPMTGGTGESSGASSSRRCRVNSHSHSHSQSHGHNRPQHHSNSEPDLDPPDSDLDSGEPSTSLSELRCLFRWLQKSLPFLIILCAKLVIQHALGLAVGVGLFTTFLYVNKSIQTQVFLQDRHSKLQCAWLLLFLISSTLLLYYTFLTETLYYCLIFLSPTIEPLGFWEVLWAVGITNFVIKFLFMGIKCLILLLPSALVTYRTQGRWLMLTEELGQAHQAMAPVSLWFRYLVTYQESDGTPGLTLGVLLALLYLILKLLGLYSQWTSLLKTVRIFLKGEHTGSAATRSQCSEAGDVCPICQGEYREPRALLCQHIFCDECIALWFNREKSCPLCRTVITEKVYKWRDGATSPHLQIY